The segment AGAAGAATGAAGTGAACTTACCACCATTATTGTGCCTTTGTCCTGCATTGCTTCCACCACGCCTGTAGCTGTGCTGGTAGCCAGTGTCCTAATGGAGAAGAACACACCACTAGACAAGTCAAAACCTCTGAAACATATCACTTCAGCAATctatactaatgtaaataaaatATCTGATTGCTTCCCGAATCTGTGTGTAGTGTCTTACCCGAGCGCCGTACAAGTGAGCTTGGGGGATGAAGCTTCCTCCTGGGGAGCGCAGACCAGCCCGAAACCCAAGGGGAAGGGGGACAGACAAATTGGATTGTGAAGGCTAATGCAAAACCTTGTAATATTATGATAATGTCATGTGGAAACTTGTGAGGCAAGGGAATGGAGTTCACTTGATCCAATCCATTTAAGGTTTAGAAGCTCAATCTGAATCAGTAGGAGACATGCATAAGCAGAACAAGATAGGATAGAGGGAAAGGATGAGAGATGGGATTGAGGGATGGGAGAAGACAAGATAAGAGGATAAATACCTCTGTGCCCACCAGAAGAGCGAAAGTAGGAGTGTGCCAGTCCCTTGCCACCACGTGCAATACCTCTAACAGATCCTTTGTAGTATGATTGGTCAGAACGGCCCATGGTGCCACAGGATTGGCTAGGGGACAGGAAGATCTGCCCACCACTACCCACCAGACATTCAGACTGGTTCACTGCCCAAGGGAGATAAGAGTAGACTGTCATATTCATTAAGAAGAAAACAGACAAacaaggggtgtattcattacgtctTGCAATGCAAACCGTTTACCAATATAAGAACCAAACGACAACAGGAAGGGACCCAACTGAATGTCCAATAGAAACGTATTTCTTGTGTATCGAATACACCCCTGGTCTTGCCCAATAAACGAATTTgagttttccgttgcaaaacgttcCCTATTCcctgccctaatgaacacaactctGGCATACCTGACTGTAGGTGTACGTCCTCCGACGGAGCAAACTCTGGTGGGGTCTGGGTGCTGGTGGTGACATAGCACAGGCCGTTGGAGTCCGAATAGGGGTTAATATCGGATTTAAAGTCTCCAGTCGGAAGTAAGGGGGCGTTCACCTTGAATACCTTCAGAGACAAAACAGACCCAAGACTCATACTAAAATGTCCCTCAAAGACTACCTAGGAGTGTATTTTATGGGTATTCAGACTAAAGCCTGTTGCCCATTCTATGAACACGTTAAGTGTGGTAGGGTAGACTTACCGAATGCATGGTCTGGAAGGGGACCATGCTGAGTGTACGTCTGCTGGGAGGGGTAGAAAACGACTGCCCCTGGGTGGGGGTTGGGGTACAAGGAGGCACCACCCCGTTACAGGGGGATTGCTTCCCAGATTCAGAGATGGTAGTCTGGGTACAGATAAAGAACACTGTCAAGGGAGACTTAAACAAAACCAGAATAGTATGCACTTTAGACTTGCCGATCCTACATGTTCAGGGAATGAGTCGTTTTACCCGAGCAGAGGTCTTCTCGTCCAGGGTGATGGAGATGGAGGACTCCCTACggtagaagggaggaggagaggggcaggCAGTCTCACTCTCGGACAGCAGCAGACATGGATCCTGGAGAGGACAACCATTGTGCTATATAACAATTGTGGAACTAAAAGAAGAAAATGTCATTGTTTTAATGGGTCTCATTTAACAGATAGGGGTGTTCTTACAATGGTTATGGCGTGAGCTAGGTCCTCTGTAGTTAGGTCCAGCTCACAGCTCTCTAGACAACCCCCGTCTCCATTGGTCAGATTGGGTTCGTCATCAACAGGGAGGAGTTTAGAAGGCAATGGAGTGGACTGAGAGAGGACAAAAATATTCAACTTAAAATACTTACTCCAGCAGTCAAAAGCTTAAcgagccctggtcaaaattagtgcactagaatatggtgccatttcacACACTTCTCCAGATCTTACATGCAGTGTTTTGGGGAGATGGTCCACTGGGCTTCTCCTTGACTCCCTCTGTACTGTTAAGAATAAGAGGTAAAACATCTGCTAAGTATTGACTGTTCTGCTAGAAGTCAGCCACTTAAATGACAACTTTGTTGTGGTAGGCTAccgagtggagaggaggatccaGAGGCACGCCGGCCCAGTCTAGGATGGCCGTTAGTGGGTGATCCTTCTCCATCCAGAAGAGAATCCTGGAGACAGGGGATTAATCCAGCATTGTATTTATTAGACACCCAACAAAACATTGAGGGACTACATGGACTTAACCAATAAGAACATTTTATTTTTCACGCAGTGCCCCGTGGTAAACCCGACCCAGGTGGAACATCGGAAATGATCCATGACTTTTCACCTGGAAGTGATCTGAGCAGTACTGTACCTGCATGAAGCTGAAGGAGCCTCTGATCTTGGTCATCAGGTCCTCCAGCTGCTGCTTGCGCAGGATGGGGTCCTTGGGCAAGGAAGACTGGGCGTTGAACACCTCCACAGGGGTGTCCACACGAAGTGCCTGATGGAAATTACAATGTGATGGCGTAATATGGACAGGTCCATCAAACGTAAGAGACGCAAGAGTCTACTCACAGCTGTGGCGTCCCGCTCCCTTTTGGACTTCGCTCTTCTCTGGGGAAACAGAGTCATTGAGTTGTATGATTGATCTGAACTAAGATCAGCTAGCCCAATCCCAGTGTTAACCTTGACCATTATTAGAGATCACAACTAGTCTCAAGTTCCAACTGCCCTAAGAGTTCAGGTATAAGAATATCTCACCTGTTTGGGTTCAGCATTCTGTTTCTTGGTAGTAACCGGCACTTTGGAGATGAACACAGCCGCCCCTCTccatggtttctggattacaggcTGAGTGGAGTCCGACTCCATATCCCACGAGTCTGGTGGCTCCTGTTCCTTCATGGCCTGGAACTCAGCCTTCCAGTTCTGGGTAACGGGAGTGTCTCGACACCCATTGGGGTCTGTGTCAGGCAGGTAGTGTCTGTTAAGAAACTGGCATCACCCACAGACTATCACCACAACAGTACGACATCCACAGTGCATTCAGGTAAATGGCTTAAGGAGAACGCTGGTTGAACGTTGAAAAGGTAGTGGCACACAACTTGCAGGAAATGTTGGAGGTTCTTACCTCTCTGCTAGGCACGTCTTTTTTGTTTGACGTCATTAGGGCTGCAAGGCAAAATAACATCCAGCTAAATGACAAAATGTTGTATACATTCATTGTTCTATACCCAGCCTGATAAGTGGCTTTTGAATAAGAATATTTGCACTGTTGTAGACTTACTAGAGAGGCTGGCTGTTTGAGACACCGTCTTCTTGGTCATGGGAACCTCTACTTCCTTGGGACTCTTGCTCGGAGGCGGCGGTACACAATCAAAGTACCCACAATCCATCAGCTTCGCCAACTTAGCCTTCAGGACCTTGTCTGGAAACATTTAAAGGCATGCATTTTAAACACGGCAGCTAAAGTAGTTCAGCAAATGGCAGATAAAGTTGAGGATACCAGTCATAGTAAATGGAGTATCTGAGCAGGTGTTTAAAAAGGTACAGGTGAGGTAGTGTTTAAACTCACAGGTGGTTCCAGCTATTGGTTTATTATTCCCCTCCAGCAGGTCCAGGTAGACCAGGGCTGCGCTCTCCATCTGCTCCTCCAAACTGGGACACAGTAGAAAGGGATCAGACTAGTCTTCAATCAACACAGACGTGCGAGATTGCGTTTCATAGTAACTTATGCTGTTGTCCCTCAACTCCaacagaatgtgtgtgtggggtgtgtggtgcGCACATCTATTCCCCAGTACCTCACATTGTTGTCCCTCTTCACCCCCAGTAGTTCAGCGAGCTCAAGAAGGCTTTGTAGCTCTGCAACCTGGAGCTTGCGGGCAGAGAGGAGGTCCTCCCTGATGTGCTCGTGCTGCAGCAGGGTCTGCAGGAGGAACTTAACCTGCAGCACTACACAcagcctcctcttctctaccTCCTGCTTGGCCATCTGCTCCTTCCTCAACGCCTTCTTCTGGGCTTTTAGCAGCTAAAGGGGGGTGGTTAGATGGATTCTATGGGCCAATCCCAAAAATACTCCTACACCTTGGCCTGATCACTAGACCTAGGCCAGTCAACTTGCTATTGTGGATTTCAAATGTCTGAAATGGGTGTAAGTTAAAGTCCATTATGTTGTCTTGTAAAAATACAAGATGATTCATCAtgagtctggacaacaacaaaaaagtgatCTGTTGACCAGCTAATAGTTCTACATTACTGACACTATCTGACCATGCACTTAGAAGCAGGGAAAGTCAAAACTAACCATGAAAGCAATCAAGCAGCAGAATGGAACAGCAGTGTTCCAACTCAGCTCTGTAATGGGCTACAGCCACCCGTGTACAATCCATTGACGAGGCTGGACTCCAATCCAATATGTCATAGCCTTTCTACCCTCATTGACCTATTATCAGATGCTTGAAATGAACAGAGAAACGTTATTCTGACTATGCATAAGAAACTACACCTGGTCTACCAAGGAGAATGCATGCGGTGCTGCTCTGCCCATCCCCATTCATACACACAGCAGCACTATGATAAGCAATGGCTAACAGAGATCCTTACTTCCTGTGTTAGGCCCCCAAGGGTCTTGTGCAGCTCCTGGGCAAACTGCAGGTTGTGGATCACTTCATCATACTTCTCCACTGCATCCTGACATTGAAAGAGTCCAAAAGGCAACATCTCAATCATCTGGTTGAAAGAAATGTACTGCTTTTATTACCACAATTAGAAATCGTGTTCTTACTATCTGGTCTTGATTGAGTGATTCCCCATGTTTCAAACGCTTCCTGTAGTCTTCCAATTTAATCTGTGGATACAAACACTTACAATGTCTTCATTTTACGGTAACATGCAGGAAACCCTGAAAGGAACGGTAACGTCACCTCCTActgaaacacccaccaaacccctAATCATGTCAAGTCATCCATACTACCTTCTTTTTCTCCAGGTTGCGGATCTTGTGCTTGAGGCAGATGAGGCCGTCCTCGATGTAACTCTCGTAGCCCTGGTAGATGGTGGTGGAGGCTGCCAGGGCCAGCTGGAGAGGACCCAGCCCACCAGAGGAGCCCATCTTGGGGCTACCTGCCttcaggctcccctgcctccccTTCTCGGAGCACTCAGGTGAAGGAGACACATCCCGGGCTGGGGATGGAGACAGCTGCACCATGTTCAGATCGTCGCTGGAGGGGGTTCAAGACAGAACAGGTAATGGTCATGACTGGTGTCCATAGGATGAAAATGTTAGCCATGAAATGTGTGATTTTCTTGCGTCATCACTATCAGATGTTGCTTTAATGGGCCAATTTAATTTCTAGTAGAAAGgatgtctcctctcccccccatCACTATGAGTTTCCATAAATGTGCTAATATTCTAGTAACGCGCTAGCCTCAACCGCCTCTGGGTGAATGCCAAACCCGTGATAGTGCATTTTTGGCCATTGCACAGCCGGTGTAATTACGTACGGTGTTGATGGATTTTATTAATCAGAGAACCGTGAAACAGCAGATAGACATCACATAGCACGCGACAACGTTAAACAATGGTTATTATttaaaatgaatcccaaacacaTACCCAATGTGTGCGCATTTAGTGTCGCCGACGGGATTCATCTCATGCTTAAAgttgtgtatttttttaaatgttgtttgGGAATCAGGCGTGGATGTTCATTCTATGGAATCTTATAAAACGCTTCCATCTTAATCGGTATCACATTTTTCAGAAGCGCCGTGCCCGCATCACTTCTTCAAAAGCATACTCTCTCTACAGAGTACAGATGCCACAAACACATTCCAAACCAAAAGTATAAGAATGAACAGCAACTCGAATACTGCATTTCTTAACCCATTATACAACTAGTATGGAGTTCTTAAAATCTGTAAACATTATAAATTCAAAACCCATGTCGTCATCCTTGACAAAAACAAGTGCCACATTAAGAAAACAGCTGACTAACCTCGTGGCTGGTTGTGTGTGTTGAAAATGCTTTTGCTGCAAATCCCGACGCTTGCTATCCAAACGCCAAATAAAGTACTGGTAGCCCTCTCTAACCCGTCCAAACAGTCATGTTATTTTACAGAGGGAAACGAGTGCGAACTCATACCTTTATATAGGCCTACCTTTCTCCGCCCAAACATTGAGGGAGTTCGATTAGGCCTAATTGCAGCGGGCTATGGCCCGTGACATAAATGGGCAAAAGCGGGGAGGGTGGAGCGACCGCTCAAATCGATCAGTAATCTGTGCCGCTCGGTCTTGTTGTCAAGAAGGCAGCATACATAGTTCAGAAacagaaatatattttccataaaatAAATGTTGGAATTTTCAATTTTGTTTTATGTGGAAAGGCAGATAAAGCCTTTTATCACACGCGtttatgcaacaacaacaaaataaattacttttgcatgtgaaaacagaATCGTGCTCATTAAGCCTTCTCCATCTGCTTAACCTACATCACTTTTATTTTGAGCCCACTTCGCTGTCGGCCAAAATGGGGGACCTGGCTCATGCTTGGGACTGGTTCCAAAACGTAAACAAACAAACTCGGTTCCGGGGGGGGTTCCGGGGCATTAATCGAATTCCCACATTTGGACTGCTGGGGCACAGAAAATCGACGTGACGTCATATAGCACCTGTTTTGCAAGCGCATCCACCTCCAATCCTGATTTAGGGTTGGGCGGTAAATCGTATAAACTGTATATTTTTAATTTACTATATACCTAGTGGGCTACACCGGTAATTCATCCACgaaccggtttgggtttttataCTTTTAATGTTTAGTTTGTTAAATGTCAAAATTGAGTAATGGAAGTAGAACAattataacattttttttttattcacctttatttaaccaggttggccagttgagaataaattctcatttacaactgcgacctggccaagataaagcaaagcagtgcgacacaaacaacaacacagagttgcacatggaataaacaaacatacagtcaataacacaatagaaaaatctatatacagtgtgtggaaatgaggtaagataagggagataaggcaataaataggccatagtggcaaaataattacaatttagcacttaaacactggagtgatagatgtgcagaagatgaatgtgcaagtagagatactagggtgcaaaggagcaacgacaacaaaaaataacagtatggagatgaggtagttgcagctatttacagatgggttatgtacaggtgcagtgatctgtgagctgctctgacagctggtgcttaaagttagagagggagatatgagtctccagcttcagtgatttttgcaattcgttccagtcattggtagcagagaactggaaggaaaggcggccaaaggaagtgttggctttgggggtgaccagtgaataTACCTGCTCGagggcgtgctacgggtgggtgctgctatggtgaccagtgagctgagataagatggggctttacctagcaaagacttatagaggaAAACAAAAAACTTACTAGCACAGCCAAAGACACTttatagcaggggtgtcaaactcattccacggagggcctagtgtctgcaggtttttggtttttcctttcaataaagccctagacaaccaggtgtggggagttcctaactaattagtgatgttaattcatcaatcaagtacaagggaggagcgaaaacccgcagacactcggccctccgtggaatgagtttgacacctgtgctttatagtctataactcagtgttgggACCATAAACATTATAGGGACAGCTTCCGAAGCAGAAAAGGCCTAGAAATCGGTTCAAAATAAGAACTACCATTGAATCAATGAAAAATACATTGTCACAGAGGAAAATCTAAAAAATAACTAGATTTTTTTGACTAAAAAGAGGCATATGAAGACAAAAGAAACGTAAGTGTGTAAATAACACGAGTGCATGTAATAAAGAAAGTGAAGGACTACAAGGAAATGGTGGAATTGAACAAATAACTTTAGTTCTAATCTAGAGTGAGGCTACAAGAGGATTTGGATTCCTATGAAAAGTTAATAGGATGCTTCAGTCAGTTTTGTCCTATTATTTTTGGTTGACGTTTAGAAGAGTATAAAGtaatcagttttaaagccaattttCCTGTAATTCTGAACGTTATTTTCATGTCTTATGAAGTGTTCATGCATTGCCTTCTGACAGTATTCatccccttgatttattccatatgttgttgtgtttcagcctgaattcaaaatgcattacataaaaataaaaatgtcaccCAACACATATTTTTTGAAATTTTaccaatttattgaaaattaaatgcaGACATGTCTATAAGTATTCACAACCcgaagtcaatacatgttagagtcACTTTTGgccatgtgtcacgttcctgacctgtttctgttagttttgtatgtgttagttggtcaggacgtgagtttgggtgggcagtctatgttttctgtttctatgtttgtttaagggttgcctggtatggctctcaattagaggcaggtgtttggcgtttcctctaattgagagtcatattaaggtaggttgtttcacattgcttgttgtgggtggttgtctcctgtgtctgttttTGTGCCatgcgggactgttttcggtttgtttctaTGTTctttcttttatgtagtcagttttccctgttcatgcgttcttcgtgtttcatgtaagttcgtcgtccaggtctgtctacgtcgtttatttgttttgtaattatccaagtgtatttcgttttgtcttcgtctttaaataaattcattatgtctatgttgaacgtaagtagtttgtgtgtgcacttgcgtttgtagcttcacggtcgtttgttgtttttgttagtttgtataagtgtttcgtgttacgtcttcgtaTAATAaaaaagatgtattcatatcatgctgcgccttggtcctctctcagtccctttgacgatcgtgacactgtgaTTACAGCTGTCTTTCAGGGTAAGCCTAAGAGCTTTtcatacctggattgtacaatatttgcacaattttctttttaaaattcttcaagctctgtcaagttggttgttgatcatggcttgacagccattttcaaatcttgccatGGATTTTCAAGCAAattgaagtcaaaactgtaactaggccacaggAACATCAACGTTCTGGTTAGCAACTCTGATTTGGCCTGtttttccttttcactctgttatttaggttagttttcaattgtggagtaactacaattttgatccatcctcagtttttgcCGATCACAACCATTTAACTGTTTTaaaattggcctcatggtgaaatccctgaccgatttccttcctctcctgcaactgagttaggaaggacgcctgtatctttgtagtgactgggtattgATGCACCCCCcaatgtgtaattaataacttcaccatgctcaaaggggtaTTGAATAACTGCTTGTTTTATTTGTACCCATCTATCAATGGTTGCCCTTTgtgagacattggaaaacctctctggtctttgtggttgaatctgtgtttgaaatgtactgcttgactgagggactttacagataattgtatgtgtagggtacagagattaggtagttataaaaaaaataatgtccatgtaaactgaacaaaaatatgaatgcaacatgcaacaatttcaaagagtttactgagttacagttcatatcaggaaatcagtccatttaaataaattcattaggcctaaactatggatttcatatgactgggcaggggtgcagccatggctGGTCCTTGGAGGGCatccaggcccacccacttggcatccaggcccacccactggggagccaggcccaggcaATCAGAACTAGtctttccccacaaaagggctttattacagacaaaaatattcctcagcaccaccacaacagacgaaaaagccagatgtggaggtcctgggctggcgtgattacatgtggtctgcagttgtgaggccgggtggaagtactgccaaattctctaaaacgacgttggaggcagcttatggtagagaagtgaacattaaattctctggcaacagctctggtggacattcctgcagtcagcatgccaattgcacactccctcaacttgatccatctgtggcattgtgatgtgACAAAAGGGGACATTTTAAAGTGTACTATAGAGATTAGCCTACTTTATAAAGACTGGATTTCACACAATACATCATTATTCAAATAGTGTTATGACCAGAAAAAACATGGTTTGTTTGAGGATGATGAGATGGTTTTACTATAAAACACAAACCATGTCAAAACAGGGCATCTTCGCATGGGCAATAAAAAGGAAATATACTTGAACTGAAAGATTCTACACACTTGCTACAAAATTAGCAACAAATCAGTATTAATCACTCAGGCTGTCGTAATGATACAGGCTTTAAATATCACCTCCAATTAGAACTCTTAGATAAAAtcatagttaaataaaaatatatacatttagcCTACACACAACACTCATTACTACACAAGCATCTTTAGGACTCTGTTGAACTGGTTTGGTTGGTGGGAAGATGCCTAATGAATGCAGGTGTGCACCCTTTATACTAGGAATGGCCCTGCCTCTTTCCAGGTGGTCATAATTGGGTTTTTAATTTTTCCCGACGAGCTTTTCCCCAAATCACCACCAAGGGTCACACATGCCTTTATAATACAGTAGGATAGTACTCTCTTGTGTCTAATGTAGACCATCTTCATGATGGCTGGATTCAGACAGTATAGTCGAAGTACAATCATTGAACTAGTCATTTTTCAATGGCATTATAGTTAGTTATACTTTTCAGCCATGCTATCGTATCCTTGTATTAAAAGGGACAAAGCTTCAAGAAGATTCGTGGCTTTTGTGTAAAGATACATATCTGGCCAAAACAATTAGGCATATTCCAGAGATAGAGAAAAAAAGAGACTGATACTCAAAAGCAAAACTACATTTAATGAACAAGTTTAAATGGTgtataaaaatacaaaattcgTTTTGAGAAAGAATTGGGACTTTCCAAGACAGATAAATAACAGTGCATATCTACCACATGTGAGTAGCACTACCACATAAAATAAGCACATTCTACAGCCATATAGGAGATCTCAGGAGAATTACGCCTAGTTAGTTTACATAAACCAAGCTATGAGTAATATAGTTTTTATACAATCCATATCACAGTATATGGCAACATTTACATAATGTGAATTCAATAGTACAAGCCCCCTGAACTTTAATAGAACAAAGGTTATGGTAGGTTACAGGAGAAAGTAATAAAAATAGTCAACAATATCCAAAAAATGATAACACATACAAATAAATTAACAAAGAGAAATGACCACTTCCCCTAACATTCAATCAATCCTGAAGATTAAAGGAACATTAAACAAACTTGAGTCCATGTCTGATGCCTTTATACATAAATACATTACTAATAGGATTGCGTCGTAAAGCTTTGATCAAACCATGGTGACCAATCTGTATGTTGAAATAGCTGTGgtcatacactgagtgtagaaaccattaggaacgccttcctaatattgagttgctccttttgccctcagaacagcctcaattcgtcagggcatggactctacaaggtgtcgaaagcgttccacagggatgctggcccatgttgactcccaaTGTTtcgcacagttgtgtcaagttggctggatgaccattcttgatacacacgggaaacgggTGAGCGTgataaacccagcagcgttgcagttcttgacactcaaacctactaccatatcccgttcaaaggcacttaaatattttgccttgcccattcactccctgaatggcacacatacccaatccatgtttcaattgtctctagtcttaaaaatccttatttaacctgtctcctccccttcttctacactgattgaagtggatttaacagatgACATCATTTAGGGGTCATAGCATTGACCTGGtctgtctgtgtcatggaaataggaagtgttttgtacactcagtgctaATATTAACCATAAGCAGAGAATAAAATACTGTATATTGAACATGATAGCTTACGGAATAATGAGTTTGCATTCATTTGGCATGTGAGCTTGCACATCCAGATACATTGACTGAATGTCCACAATTAGGCTGCACACATGCATTGACAGAGCTCTgcaatacacccccccccccccccgggatgCAATGTAAATACAGGCTTGAGTCTATTTCACTGTAGAATAAAATGCTAAGACAATGTCAGTGTCAAATAAATCTTACCGTGTTTTGAATAACATTTAAATGATATGAACAGTAGTGAATATGCATGAGGTACAGAACAAGAAAACACATTTCTtgaaataaaagtgaagacagaAGTAGCCTACatgagggatgagggaggggttTAGATTACAGTTACCTTGTACTGACAATTGTATAGAACCAGCCATGACAGTTTTGGGACATGTACTAAGAACTAAATGTTGGTGGCCTATTCACTACGTTGTAGTCTTgtccatttaaaaatatattcaGAACTGTACAGTATTTTGCACCAAACAGAGGCAAAGTGACAGACAAAAATAGTGTTATTATTTCACCCCTAAGGTCATCATGCTAAAGATGTAGATGGATTTGTACAACAGAGTCCTGCAGGACTTGAACAGTTCTTGGAAAGCGTCAAACCTAAAGTACAATTACAAGGCATCAAATCTCTCAATAGGAGAACCAGGGAATCTTTTTGGTTGGCCCAATCAGCTCGTCTTTTGACATCATAGGCCTAGTTCCATTCAGCATCTTAGCCCCTTCCCAGAACCCTGTGTGTTCAGAGATTTGAAAGGAATAAATAAAATGTCCACTATACCATCACCTTCAGATATGCTCTAAGGGGCTAGGAATCTAAATGAAACTGTCCGTAGACTGAGATAGGAAGTGCTCAAAGTGCTGCTCCAAGGTCAGTTTGTGGGTTTTAGCTTATATTGGGTCAGGTGAGGACTGGCGATCGAGAGCACTTGCATCAGGATCACTGCTTAGAGGGCACACTACAGGCTCCCTCAAACGTTTGAATATGCTCTGTACGTACATCCAAAGACACTGAACAAGATCACTGGCCTTACATAATAAACGTGCACTGGAAAGAGTATAGTATCAATACCTCAACAGAGTACACCTGGCGCACAATCAAGGGTGGATATGACATTGGTTGTGTACACGTGTCCCTTTACAGAAGAATAAGGCTCTGGACAAACTCTTTAAAATTGCATCATTTCTTCCCACTTTTCAAACCTCTGACATAATTTGTCAAATGGCATTTTCTACAGCTTTACCCTAACAATATTAGGTGTCTGATCAGTGACCATGTGGCGTAAGGGAAAGaatagagagaaaaaaagagaat is part of the Salvelinus fontinalis isolate EN_2023a chromosome 39, ASM2944872v1, whole genome shotgun sequence genome and harbors:
- the LOC129838766 gene encoding caprin-2-like isoform X3, translating into MNPVGDTKCAHIGDDLNMVQLSPSPARDVSPSPECSEKGRQGSLKAGSPKMGSSGGLGPLQLALAASTTIYQGYESYIEDGLICLKHKIRNLEKKKIKLEDYRKRLKHGESLNQDQIDAVEKYDEVIHNLQFAQELHKTLGGLTQELLKAQKKALRKEQMAKQEVEKRRLCVVLQVKFLLQTLLQHEHIREDLLSARKLQVAELQSLLELAELLGVKRDNNVSLEEQMESAALVYLDLLEGNNKPIAGTTYKVLKAKLAKLMDCGYFDCVPPPPSKSPKEVEVPMTKKTVSQTASLSTLMTSNKKDVPSREFLNRHYLPDTDPNGCRDTPVTQNWKAEFQAMKEQEPPDSWDMESDSTQPVIQKPWRGAAVFISKVPVTTKKQNAEPKQRRAKSKRERDATAALRVDTPVEVFNAQSSLPKDPILRKQQLEDLMTKIRGSFSFMQDSLLDGEGSPTNGHPRLGRRASGSSSPLVQRESRRSPVDHLPKTLHSTPLPSKLLPVDDEPNLTNGDGGCLESCELDLTTEDLAHAITIDPCLLLSESETACPSPPPFYRRESSISITLDEKTSARTTISESGKQSPCNGVVPPCTPTPTQGQSFSTPPSRRTLSMVPFQTMHSVFKVNAPLLPTGDFKSDINPYSDSNGLCYVTTSTQTPPEFAPSEDVHLQSVNQSECLVGSGGQIFLSPSQSCGTMGRSDQSYYKGSVRGGSFIPQAHLYGARDTGYQHSYRRGGSNAGQRHNNGGWSDSSQVSSPDRECNYSLVDSAHGDSLQGVGMDLTPQVTPHAPHTLLHVPMYPLPQHPQLLRVAFTAARTANYTPGTLDQPIAFDQLHSNLGEMFNTNVGRFTCPANGTYVFLFHILKLAVNVPLYVNLMRNDEVMVSAYANDGAPDHETASNHSILQLYQGDQVWLRLHRGSIYGSSWKYSTFSGFLLYQD
- the LOC129838766 gene encoding caprin-2-like isoform X1 translates to MNPVGDTKCAHIGDDLNMVQLSPSPARDVSPSPECSEKGRQGSLKAGSPKMGSSGGLGPLQLALAASTTIYQGYESYIEDGLICLKHKIRNLEKKKIKLEDYRKRLKHGESLNQDQIDAVEKYDEVIHNLQFAQELHKTLGGLTQELLKAQKKALRKEQMAKQEVEKRRLCVVLQVKFLLQTLLQHEHIREDLLSARKLQVAELQSLLELAELLGVKRDNNVSLEEQMESAALVYLDLLEGNNKPIAGTTYKVLKAKLAKLMDCGYFDCVPPPPSKSPKEVEVPMTKKTVSQTASLSTLMTSNKKDVPSREFLNRHYLPDTDPNGCRDTPVTQNWKAEFQAMKEQEPPDSWDMESDSTQPVIQKPWRGAAVFISKVPVTTKKQNAEPKQRRAKSKRERDATAALRVDTPVEVFNAQSSLPKDPILRKQQLEDLMTKIRGSFSFMQDSLLDGEGSPTNGHPRLGRRASGSSSPLVQRESRRSPVDHLPKTLHSTPLPSKLLPVDDEPNLTNGDGGCLESCELDLTTEDLAHAITIDPCLLLSESETACPSPPPFYRRESSISITLDEKTSARTTISESGKQSPCNGVVPPCTPTPTQGQSFSTPPSRRTLSMVPFQTMHSVFKVNAPLLPTGDFKSDINPYSDSNGLCYVTTSTQTPPEFAPSEDVHLQSVNQSECLVGSGGQIFLSPSQSCGTMGRSDQSYYKGSVRGIARGGKGLAHSYFRSSGGHRGGSFIPQAHLYGARDTGYQHSYRRGGSNAGQRHNNGGWSDSSQVSSPDRECNYSLVDSAHGDSLQGVGMDLTPQVTPHAPHTLLHVPMYPLPQHPQLLRVAFTAARTANYTPGTLDQPIAFDQLHSNLGEMFNTNVGRFTCPANGTYVFLFHILKLAVNVPLYVNLMRNDEVMVSAYANDGAPDHETASNHSILQLYQGDQVWLRLHRGSIYGSSWKYSTFSGFLLYQD